Proteins encoded by one window of Primulina huaijiensis isolate GDHJ02 chromosome 1, ASM1229523v2, whole genome shotgun sequence:
- the LOC140985147 gene encoding FH protein interacting protein FIP2-like isoform X2, whose protein sequence is MWGKKFCTTIDTLTQREPDSMLAAMFSGRHTICQDTDKGYVFVDRDGKHFRHILNWLRDGEVPILEDCEYSGLLREAEYFQLLGLIDGIKTSLIKRKVDEEMGTELTRIDIIKCIQSEKVRFRGVNLSGLDLSKLDLSFVDFSYACLKNVFFSRANLQCAKFKDVDAEGSIFHNATLRECEFTGANLRGALLAGANLQSANLQDACLINCSFCGAELRSAHLQTADLTNANLEGANLEGANLKGAKLTNANLRGANLQRAYLRDVNLRDADLEGAKLDGANLLGAIR, encoded by the exons atgT GGGGCAAAAAGTTTTGCACTACAATCGATACCCTGACTCAGCGTGAGCCTGATTCAATGCTTGCGGCAATGTTCAGTGGCCGCCACACTATCTGTCAGGATACTGATAAG GGCTATGTTTTTGTTGATAGAGATGGGAAACATTTTCGACATATTTTGAATTGGTTGAGGGACGGTGAAGTTCCTATTTTGGAAGATTGTGAATATTCTGGGCTTTTGAGAGAGGCTGAATATTTCCAGCTTCTT GGCTTGATTGATGGGATTAAAACGTCGTTGATCAAGAGGAAGGTGGATGAGGAGATGGGTACTGAACTGACACGCATTGATATTATTAAATGCATTCAGTCTGAGAAAGTCAGATTTCGAGGAGTCAATCTCTCTGGACTTGATCTTTCAAAACTG GACCTATCTTTTGTGGACTTCAGTTATGCATGTCTAAAAAATGTCTTCTTCTCACGCGCCAATCTCCAATGTGCGAAGTTTAAG GATGTGGATGCCGAGGGTTCCATATTTCACAACGCAACATTGAGAGA ATGTGAATTTACGGGGGCTAATCTTCGTGGGGCGCTCTTAGCTGGGGCCAACCTCCAGAGTGCAAATCTACAAG ATGCTTGCTTGATAAACTGCAGCTTTTGCGGAGCAGAGTTACGTTCTGCACATCTGCAG ACTGCTGATCTAACCAATGCCAACTTAGAAGGAGCTAATCTTGAAGGAGCAAATCTGAAG GGCGCGAAGTTAACTAATGCAAACTTGAGAGGTGCAAATCTACAGAGAGCTTATTTGCGGGATGTAAATCTTCGCGACGCG GATCTGGAAGGTGCAAAACTTGATGGTGCCAATTTACTTGGAGCAATCAGGTGA
- the LOC140985147 gene encoding FH protein interacting protein FIP2-like isoform X1 — MTFSQASSNMVRLNIGGKKFCTTIDTLTQREPDSMLAAMFSGRHTICQDTDKGYVFVDRDGKHFRHILNWLRDGEVPILEDCEYSGLLREAEYFQLLGLIDGIKTSLIKRKVDEEMGTELTRIDIIKCIQSEKVRFRGVNLSGLDLSKLDLSFVDFSYACLKNVFFSRANLQCAKFKDVDAEGSIFHNATLRECEFTGANLRGALLAGANLQSANLQDACLINCSFCGAELRSAHLQTADLTNANLEGANLEGANLKGAKLTNANLRGANLQRAYLRDVNLRDADLEGAKLDGANLLGAIR, encoded by the exons ATGACCTTCTCCCAAGCTTCTTCTAACATGGTCCGCCTTAACATCG GGGGCAAAAAGTTTTGCACTACAATCGATACCCTGACTCAGCGTGAGCCTGATTCAATGCTTGCGGCAATGTTCAGTGGCCGCCACACTATCTGTCAGGATACTGATAAG GGCTATGTTTTTGTTGATAGAGATGGGAAACATTTTCGACATATTTTGAATTGGTTGAGGGACGGTGAAGTTCCTATTTTGGAAGATTGTGAATATTCTGGGCTTTTGAGAGAGGCTGAATATTTCCAGCTTCTT GGCTTGATTGATGGGATTAAAACGTCGTTGATCAAGAGGAAGGTGGATGAGGAGATGGGTACTGAACTGACACGCATTGATATTATTAAATGCATTCAGTCTGAGAAAGTCAGATTTCGAGGAGTCAATCTCTCTGGACTTGATCTTTCAAAACTG GACCTATCTTTTGTGGACTTCAGTTATGCATGTCTAAAAAATGTCTTCTTCTCACGCGCCAATCTCCAATGTGCGAAGTTTAAG GATGTGGATGCCGAGGGTTCCATATTTCACAACGCAACATTGAGAGA ATGTGAATTTACGGGGGCTAATCTTCGTGGGGCGCTCTTAGCTGGGGCCAACCTCCAGAGTGCAAATCTACAAG ATGCTTGCTTGATAAACTGCAGCTTTTGCGGAGCAGAGTTACGTTCTGCACATCTGCAG ACTGCTGATCTAACCAATGCCAACTTAGAAGGAGCTAATCTTGAAGGAGCAAATCTGAAG GGCGCGAAGTTAACTAATGCAAACTTGAGAGGTGCAAATCTACAGAGAGCTTATTTGCGGGATGTAAATCTTCGCGACGCG GATCTGGAAGGTGCAAAACTTGATGGTGCCAATTTACTTGGAGCAATCAGGTGA
- the LOC140985198 gene encoding 5-methyltetrahydropteroyltriglutamate--homocysteine methyltransferase, giving the protein MASHIVGYPRMGPKRELKFALESFWDGKSSAEDLEKVSADLRASIWKQMSDAGIKYIPSNTFSYYDQILDTTAMLGAVPSRYNWSGTEIGFSTYFSMARGNASVPAMEMTKWFDTNYHFIVPELGPDLKFSYASHKAVNEYKEAKALGVDTVPVLVGPVTYLLLSKPAKGVEKTFPLLSLLHKILPIYKEVIAELKAAGASWIQFDEPTLVLDLDSHQLEAFTKAYAELESSLSGLNVLIETYFADVPAAAFKTLTSLAGVAGFGFDLVRGSKTIDLIKSEFPSGKILFAGVVDGRNIWANDLDASLITLQSLERIVGKDKLVVSTSSSLLHTAVDLVNEPKLDQEIKSWLAFAAQKIVEVNALAKALAGKKDEAFFSANSAAQASRKSSPRVNNEAVQKAAAALKGSDHRRATNVSARLDAQQKKLNLPILPTTTIGSFPQTIELRRVRREYKAKKISEEEYISSIKEEINKVVKLQEELDIDVLVHGEPERNDMVEYFGEQLSGFAFTANGWVQSYGSRCVKPPIIYGDVSRPKPMTVFWSTAAQSMTKRPMKGMLTGPVTILNWSFVRNDQPRFETCYQIALAIKHEVEDLEKAGITVIQIDEAALREGLPLRKAEHAFYLDWAVHSFRITNTGVQDTTQIHTHMCYSNFNDIIHSIIDMDADVITIENSRSDEKLLSVFREGVKYGAGIGPGVYDIHSPRIPSTEEIADRINKMLAVLETNILWVNPDCGLKTRKYGEVKPALENMVSAAKLLRTHLASAK; this is encoded by the exons ATGGCATCTCACATTGTTGGATACCCTCGTATGGGCCCTAAGAGAGAGCTGAAGTTTGCTCTGGAATCTTTCTGGGATGGCAAAAGCAGCGCGGAGGATTTGGAAAAGGTGTCTGCTGACCTCAGGGCATCCATCTGGAAGCAGATGTCTGATGCCGGGATCAAGTACATTCCTAGCAACACATTCTCTTACTATGATCAGATACTTGATACAACTGCGATGCTTGGTGCTGTCCCCTCGAGATACAATTGGAGTGGCACTGAGATTGGTTTCTCAACCTACTTTTCCATGGCAAGAGGAAATGCCTCAGTTCCTGCTATGGAAATGACCAAGTGGTTTGACACGAACTA CCACTTTATCGTACCAGAATTGGGGCCAGATTTGAAATTTTCATATGCTTCCCACAAGGCTGTGAACGAGTACAAAGAGGCTAAAGCG CTTGGTGTTGATACCGTTCCTGTACTTGTCGGCCCAGTTACATACTTGTTGCTTTCTAAACCAGCCAAGGGTGTTGAGAAAACTTTCCCTCTTCTCTCTCTTCTTCACAAAATTCTTCCTATCTACAA GGAAGTTATTGCTGAATTGAAGGCAGCAGGTGCTTCATGGATCCAGTTTGATGAGCCCACCCTTGTATTGGATCTTGACTCTCACCAACTGGAAGCATTCACCAAGGCATATGCTGAATTAGAATCAAGCTTATCTGGGCTTAATGTTCTTATTGAGACTTACTTTGCTGATGTCCCTGCGGCGGCATTCAAAACCCTCACCTCTCTTGCCGGAGTCGCTGGGTTTGGTTTTGATTTGGTCCGTGGTAGCAAGACCATTGATTTAATCAAGAGCGAATTCCCTTCTGGAAAAATCCTTTTTGCTGGAGTGGTTGATGGCAGGAACATCTGGGCTAATGATCTGGATGCATCTCTCATAACCCTGCAGTCTCTTGAAAGAATTGTGGGAAAGG ATAAGCTTGTTGTGTCCACCTCCTCCTCCCTTCTCCACACTGCTGTGGATCTTGTGAATGAGCCTAAGCTGGACCAAGAAATTAAATCGTGGCTCGCATTTGCTGCGCAAAAAATTGTTGAAGTTAATGCTTTGGCAAAGGCACTGGCTGGAAAGAAGGACGAG GCATTCTTCTCTGCTAATTCTGCTGCTCAGGCTTCCAGGAAATCCTCTCCAAGGGTGAATAATGAAGCTGTCCAAAAGGCT GCTGCTGCTTTGAAGGGCTCTGACCATCGTCGTGCTACCAATGTTAGTGCTAGACTTGATGCCCAACAAAAAAAGCTTAACCTTCCAATCCTACCAACCACCACCATTGGTTCCTTCCCTCAGACCATTGAACTCAGAAGAGTCCGCCGTGAATACAAAGCCAAAAA GATCTCTGAGGAGGAATATATCTCATCTATCAAAGAGGAGATCAACAAAGTTGTCAAGCTTCAGGAGGAGCTCGACATTGATGTTCTTGTTCATGGAGAGCCAGAG AGGAACGACATGGTTGAGTACTTCGGCGAGCAATTGTCTGGCTTTGCCTTCACTGCCAATGGGTGGGTGCAATCTTATGGATCTCGCTGTGTGAAGCCACCAATCATTTATGGTGATGTGAGTCGCCCCAAGCCAATGACCGTCTTCTGGTCCACTGCTGCTCAGAGCATGACCAAGCGCCCTATGAAGGGAATGCTTACAGGCCCAGTTACCATTCTCAACTGGTCCTTCGTACGAAACGACCAACCCAG ATTCGAAACCTGCTATCAGATCGCCTTGGCCATTAAGCACGAAGTCGAGGATCTTGAGAAGGCAGGAATCACAGTGATCCAAATCGACGAAGCCGCCCTGAGAGAAGGATTGCCTCTGAGGAAGGCTGAACATGCTTTCTATCTAGACTGGGCCGTCCACTCATTCCGAATCACCAACACTGGTGTCCAGGACACGACCCAG ATCCACACCCACATGTGCTACTCCAACTTCAATGACATCATCCACTCCATCATCGACATGGATGCTGATGTGATCACAATTGAGAACTCCCGATCTGATGAGAAGCTGCTATCCGTTTTCCGTGAAGGTGTGAAATACGGTGCTGGAATTGGACCTGGTGTATACGACATCCACTCCCCGAGAATACCCTCCACCGAAGAAATTGCGGACAGAATCAACAAGATGCTTGCTGTTCTTGAAACCAACATCTTGTGGGTAAATCCCGATTGTGGTCTGAAAACGCGCAAGTATGGTGAAGTGAAGCCTGCACTCGAAAACATGGTTTCTGCTGCAAAACTCCTTCGCACTCACCTTGCAAGTGCTAAATGA
- the LOC140985161 gene encoding protein VAPYRIN-like isoform X2: MDRLISLEPSNTVAIKIEQGQKCSGSISLRNVMHTMPVAFRIQPLNKTRVVAPGAGVKNPTSTYDSVPNYWFTNKKKQVYSDSGIKIMFVGSMVLSSLVARGCMDEIREVLEKSDPNSRAADSVDSEGSSLLHLAIAQSRPDLVQLLLEFEPDIEATNRTGSSPLEAASASGEELIVELLLAHKASPERSEFSTWGPIHLAAGNGHVQVLRHLLLKGANPNSLTKHGNTALHIAVEEKRKDCARLLLANAARCDIRNTSDGDTPLHIASNLGDEQLVKLLLHKGANKDIRNKQRKTAYDLAVENGHAKLFNALKLADKLCTAARKGELRMIHKLLENGASIHGRDQNGWTALHRASFKGRSEVTRVLIERGIDVNAKDEDGYTALHCAAESGQAEVIELLVKRGADVEAKTNKGVTAVQIAESLNYTGIIRILVQGGAAKDGVLQLKNKQNSVAFGKGISSREMDGGGVKKNPNHSTRGRRSSFDHYAPLAVV, translated from the exons ATGGACAGGCTAATAAGCTTGGAGCCATCCAACACTGTGGCGATCAAAATCGAACAGGGGCAGAAATGCTCTGGTTCCATCAGTTTACGCAACGTTATGCACACCATGCCTGTTGCATTTCGCATCCAACCGTTGAACAAGACACG TGTGGTGGCTCCCGGAGCAGGTGTCAAGAATCCAACATCGACTTATGATTCGGTTCCCAACTATTGGTTCACTAACAAGAAGAAGCAGGTGTATTCTGATAGTGGGATCAAGATCATGTTTGTTGGATCGATGGTTTTGAGCAGTTTGGTAGCTAGAGGTTGTATGGATGAAATCAGGGAGGTTCTTGAAAAGAGTGACCCGAATTCGAGAGCCGCTGATTCTGTTGATTCTGAGGGAAGTTCTTTGTTACACTTGGCTATTGCTCAGAGTAGGCCTGATTTGGTCCAGTTGTTGCTTGAATTCGAGCCTGATATTGAGGCTACTAACAGAACCGGATCGAGCCCACTCGAGGCGGCTTCTGCCTCGGGGGAAGAACTAATAGTTGAGCTACTCTTGGCTCACAAAGCCAGCCCGGAAAGATCAGAATTTTCCACTTGGGGTCCAATCCATCTTGCTGCAGGGAATGGCCATGTTCAAGTTCTCAGGCATCTTTTACTCAAAGGTGCTAATCCGAATTCGCTTACAAAACACGGAAACACTGCACTGCACATAGCCGTcgaagagaaaagaaaagacTGTGCCCGGCTGCTGCTCGCCAATGCCGCTAGATGCGATATTCGAAACACAAGTGATGGTGACACACCTCTGCACATAGCCTCCAACTTAGGAGATGAGCAACTGGTGAAACTTTTGCTCCATAAAGGGGCGAATAAAGATATAAGGAACAAACAACGGAAGACGGCCTACGATCTTGCTGTTGAAAACGGGCACGCAAAGCTATTTAACGCCTTAAAACTTGCCGACAAACTATGTACGGCCGCGAGGAAGGGAGAGCTGAGGATGATCCATAAGCTTCTTGAGAACGGGGCATCGATTCACGGGAGGGACCAGAACGGCTGGACCGCACTTCACCGGGCCTCATTTAAGGGACGTAGCGAAGTGACACGAGTATTAATCGAAAGGGGCATCGATGTTAATGCAAAAGATGAAGATGGATACACGGCGTTGCACTGTGCGGCAGAGTCGGGGCAGGCGGAAGTGATCGAATTGCTCGTAAAGAGAGGAGCTGACGTTGAAGCAAAAACCAATAAGGGTGTTACAGCCGTTCAAATTGCCGAATCTTTAAACTATACAGGGATTATTAGGATTCTTGTACAGGGAGGAGCTGCAAAAGATGGCGTTTTACAGCTTAAAAATAAGCAAAATTCAGTGGCATTTGGTAAGGGGATTTCTAGCAGAGAAATGGACGGTGGTGGTGTTAAGAAAAATCCGAATCATAGCACAAGAGGTCGTCGGAGTAGCTTCGATCACTACGCTCCATTAGCCGTGGTGTGA
- the LOC140985161 gene encoding protein VAPYRIN-like isoform X1, translating into MDRLISLEPSNTVAIKIEQGQKCSGSISLRNVMHTMPVAFRIQPLNKTRYTVVPHSGIILPLITLTLEITYHLSPNSLLPYRYPHCDDSFILQSVVAPGAGVKNPTSTYDSVPNYWFTNKKKQVYSDSGIKIMFVGSMVLSSLVARGCMDEIREVLEKSDPNSRAADSVDSEGSSLLHLAIAQSRPDLVQLLLEFEPDIEATNRTGSSPLEAASASGEELIVELLLAHKASPERSEFSTWGPIHLAAGNGHVQVLRHLLLKGANPNSLTKHGNTALHIAVEEKRKDCARLLLANAARCDIRNTSDGDTPLHIASNLGDEQLVKLLLHKGANKDIRNKQRKTAYDLAVENGHAKLFNALKLADKLCTAARKGELRMIHKLLENGASIHGRDQNGWTALHRASFKGRSEVTRVLIERGIDVNAKDEDGYTALHCAAESGQAEVIELLVKRGADVEAKTNKGVTAVQIAESLNYTGIIRILVQGGAAKDGVLQLKNKQNSVAFGKGISSREMDGGGVKKNPNHSTRGRRSSFDHYAPLAVV; encoded by the coding sequence ATGGACAGGCTAATAAGCTTGGAGCCATCCAACACTGTGGCGATCAAAATCGAACAGGGGCAGAAATGCTCTGGTTCCATCAGTTTACGCAACGTTATGCACACCATGCCTGTTGCATTTCGCATCCAACCGTTGAACAAGACACGGTACACAGTTGTCCCGCACTCCGGGATCATACTACCTCTGATCACACTCACACTTGAAATCACTTACCATCTTTCCCCGAATTCTTTGCTTCCATACCGGTACCCGCATTGTGATGATTCGTTCATTTTGCAAAGTGTGGTGGCTCCCGGAGCAGGTGTCAAGAATCCAACATCGACTTATGATTCGGTTCCCAACTATTGGTTCACTAACAAGAAGAAGCAGGTGTATTCTGATAGTGGGATCAAGATCATGTTTGTTGGATCGATGGTTTTGAGCAGTTTGGTAGCTAGAGGTTGTATGGATGAAATCAGGGAGGTTCTTGAAAAGAGTGACCCGAATTCGAGAGCCGCTGATTCTGTTGATTCTGAGGGAAGTTCTTTGTTACACTTGGCTATTGCTCAGAGTAGGCCTGATTTGGTCCAGTTGTTGCTTGAATTCGAGCCTGATATTGAGGCTACTAACAGAACCGGATCGAGCCCACTCGAGGCGGCTTCTGCCTCGGGGGAAGAACTAATAGTTGAGCTACTCTTGGCTCACAAAGCCAGCCCGGAAAGATCAGAATTTTCCACTTGGGGTCCAATCCATCTTGCTGCAGGGAATGGCCATGTTCAAGTTCTCAGGCATCTTTTACTCAAAGGTGCTAATCCGAATTCGCTTACAAAACACGGAAACACTGCACTGCACATAGCCGTcgaagagaaaagaaaagacTGTGCCCGGCTGCTGCTCGCCAATGCCGCTAGATGCGATATTCGAAACACAAGTGATGGTGACACACCTCTGCACATAGCCTCCAACTTAGGAGATGAGCAACTGGTGAAACTTTTGCTCCATAAAGGGGCGAATAAAGATATAAGGAACAAACAACGGAAGACGGCCTACGATCTTGCTGTTGAAAACGGGCACGCAAAGCTATTTAACGCCTTAAAACTTGCCGACAAACTATGTACGGCCGCGAGGAAGGGAGAGCTGAGGATGATCCATAAGCTTCTTGAGAACGGGGCATCGATTCACGGGAGGGACCAGAACGGCTGGACCGCACTTCACCGGGCCTCATTTAAGGGACGTAGCGAAGTGACACGAGTATTAATCGAAAGGGGCATCGATGTTAATGCAAAAGATGAAGATGGATACACGGCGTTGCACTGTGCGGCAGAGTCGGGGCAGGCGGAAGTGATCGAATTGCTCGTAAAGAGAGGAGCTGACGTTGAAGCAAAAACCAATAAGGGTGTTACAGCCGTTCAAATTGCCGAATCTTTAAACTATACAGGGATTATTAGGATTCTTGTACAGGGAGGAGCTGCAAAAGATGGCGTTTTACAGCTTAAAAATAAGCAAAATTCAGTGGCATTTGGTAAGGGGATTTCTAGCAGAGAAATGGACGGTGGTGGTGTTAAGAAAAATCCGAATCATAGCACAAGAGGTCGTCGGAGTAGCTTCGATCACTACGCTCCATTAGCCGTGGTGTGA